CTCTGAATTCGTTAAGCTGCTCTTGGGTGATTCCTTTGGAATCTCGGGTGAGGATCTGGTTTTCGACTTCATTGATTGTACGGTTAACCGAAGTGACCAATTGCTCCCATCCAACACGCAGCGTTTCCATTGTGTATTGCGTGTATCGATTCTCAAACACAAACGACTCTTGGATCTGTTGGTTGATGCGTTCCAATTCTTCCAAATGGGGCTTGAACTGGTAAACGGCATCTTCGTATTCGCGCAAGCGAGACAACTGTTCTTCCAATGAGCCCTAGTAGTTTTGAGGATTCAACCTATTAATGACGATTCTGAGCTAAGAGGCTTTGGTATAGTTAGGTTCGCTCACCTGCATGCCCATACCAAGGGCCGAAACAGCGTCCATTTGCTTCTCGATCCAAGGACCCACTTGGTTGGCCTTATCGGCAAATTGACGTCGAAGGGCCTCGTTGTTTTGCTGCTTCCTCAACTCATCTTGGAGAGTTTGGTCTCTTTGGGGTACCAAGGTCTTGACTTCGTTCCATTTAGAGTTGATGTCCTAAAAAAGTGAAGGCATGTTATCTCGAAGTCGAATCCAGATGTCTTAATCAATCGATAGTCCCATGCGTACGTTTCCGGTCAAGTTGGTGTAGGGGTTGATGGTGGCGCCGGGAACGTTGAATTGTCTGGCCACACTATCTACCTCCTTAATGAGGGTCATGATAGATTGGAATTCCTTATCGGCTTCGCCCAAAGTGGCCTTGAACTGCGAATGAGCATCAATCAAGCCTTGGATCTCGTCCAAGGTGTGAACAATGAACATATCCACGAGGTCCTCTCGAGTTCCATCCAACCAATTGTTGAAGGGCTAATAAAGGAGAAACATCCGTCATACTTGAGAAATTGAGCCCGAACCGAAATGTACCGAGTTTGAAAATCCCTTACTGCAGCTCGTTTGGCGAATTCCAAGTGCAACGAGTCGACACGCTCGAGGACCTTTTCAGCCTCGTCCATACCATGTCGTCTTTGTTGAGTGAGACTTCCCAACCTGTCCCATTGATCACAGATCTTTTGGCAGCGTTGGTTCACTGCGCCACTGTCCCAATAGTCGAGGGCGTTCAACTCTTGAGCGATGGCCGCAATCTGTTCCACGCGATCCTGGTGAGCAGCCAGATCACTCTCGAAGGCCTCGtgcttcttcttcatggcctTGAGCTCGAAGATCTTACAATGCTTGTAGTCTTGCGATGAGAGCATCTCCTCCTTGCCAGAGGTCCAGGCTTCGTGGATGTCGGCCTTGTGCTTGAATTTCTTGGCCAGATGCTCGAGACGCTCGAGACGCATCAGCTCGGCTAGGAGCCATTCTTCAAAGCCCTTTTCGGACCCCAAAAGACCGTTCCACGCCCTTTGGATGTCCGTGATGAGTTTACCTTCAGTGGGGATGTAAGCAGGGCGATTGGAGAGTCGCAATTTGGTCTGGAGGGTGTTGAAGTTGGTCTCCAATTTAGCTTTTTGCTCGACACGAGGCGGTTTGTGTTTGCGGCGGTATTCACGGTACTCCTCGAGCTTCTTTTGAACGGCCACCAAGGAGTTCCCGGATTGTCTGGATTCCAGCCAAGGCAGAGTTCGACGGATCCATTCCAACAACTAGATGGCACAATTTTTCAAGTTATGTTCGGAGGGAAAATGGAGTTGAGACAAAATCCCACTTACATCGCTAGCCAATCGCTCGTATTCCTCCATTAGCCTTTCGTTGTCCTGATTGACCTTGAGGACCTTGCAGATCCGATTGGCCGCCATCTCAGCCTAAAAGAATTCATTCGTATCACAAAAGGTATTCAAGTTTCGAAATTCAACATCTCGTCTTGAATGTCTAAGTTTTGCAGttaatattctttttttagtCAACTCAAAAGGTCAAAACATCTGTCACACCTCATAATAGCACAAAAGGTCAAAGCCGAGCATGACGAGTTAAGGGACAGGTTCATTCAGATTTCGTCCTTGAAATGACGAACGCGTGTATTTGAGCGTGAAAAATGAGCTTCAGACGACAAATTTCAGCCGCctcaattttcttgttttcgttcaaaattgctctttttgaatttgttttagGAATGTGTTACTCGACAAACCTTTTGAGCCCCTGAAAAAGTGTGGTAGTAGGAGGAAATACAAGTCATCACAGCTCTATCGTCGGGCATGGCAGAGGAAGACAGATCTAAAACGGAACAGACATCACGCCAGGTTAGAATTAAAGGGTTATGGGATAATTATAAAACTGTCGTAGGAGATCACGCAAAAGTTAAGCGATGGCTAAATGAGCATCAAGCAAGTCAaaagcaaatgaatgaatgagtctttggaaaagaaaaatcaggagAAACTAACGAGACGTCTTGGTTGGACGAGGAGCAATCAGATTAAATGGTTAGCAAAGCACACCAGTCTTTTAATGAGGGCGTTTGTTTGTGTATGTGGTGTTTAAGAAAATGGGTATAGGGTCAGAACCTGCATTGCTCCTTGAAATGCGTGATAGTAGCAAGAGACGTAAGTCATAATTGCTCGCTCATCAGGCTTGTCATTGTTAAGAAGATCTGAAAATGGAACGCGTTCATCACAGCTATGCTTTCTTCATGATGAGGATATGAAGATATATGCGGCactattttcatatttgtcaATTGCGTGGTTAAGTCGTTCACTTACCATCAGCGTCCAACATTTTGGGGATATCCAAGTACTTCTCGGCAATGTCGAAGGCTAGGTTCAGATTTTCCAAGGGATTGTCCTTTAAAACCAAATCGAAGCATTAGTGACGTGCTAAATTCTTCAGAAAGTAACCAAAGAAAGACCACGAACCTTAGAGAGTTTGGAGTAATCCAACAGATCTGGCCGATGTCGATGGATGAGGGCACAGAAAGCCAAGCCATCTCGCCAACTAAGATAACACAAAAAGAGCTTGGATTAGGATATATATGTTGACGGGTATTGGTATATTGGATTGATAGTTCACTGACATTCATCTGCTGACGTTTCGATCAAAAAGTTAAATTTTGTGAGCTTTAAATGAGATGAAATGTGTGACAAATTTACCTTAGATGGAAGTTTTGGACATTGACGTTCTTGTAAGGAGCCGTCTTTCTctggcaccacaacaacaatCCTTCTTTGGCAGTCATCTCTTCGACGGAGATATCTTGGATGGCGAATCGGAGAATGATGGTCCAGATCATACCCAAGGTCATTTTTACGTTTCCGTCAACGATTTCTGAAAAAATGCATCACCGGCGACTCGTGAATTGTGGCCATTTTGGGTCGTTTAGATAAATAACAGAATTTAGCTCACCCTCAGCTCCGATGGAGACCAATTTAACACCTTTGCTGGCGATGAAATCCAGCGCCTTGTTCACATTGGCGATCTTGTGGAATCTCATCTTGCCTCGGTCTGGCTTGGGCAGAGTCTCCCCTGAGATCACCTCCAGCAAGAGCATCAACTTGAGGCCATTTCGGAAGTCCTCCTCGATATTCTCGATCTGGGTGCCAGCTTTGCGCAAATGGGAGTTCACCCAAGCCGTGAATGTCTAATCAAGGGACAAAACAGGAGATTTGAAACTAATGGTTTATGAAACATGTGATGTTTAGCCATTGGGTCCCACCTTGCGTTGTTGCTTTTCCCATGCGGGATCCAGGAGTCCCTCCCGTTCCCATTCTTCCTCTTGCTCCATGTAGTCTTGTATCGGGGCACCAAATTGATTAGGATTAGCCAAGGACATCTAGAAAAAGCAAATGAACGGGATCCGTTGAAACGACAATGGGTGTTGTGGGTCTATCTATCACACACGGGATCAGAGCCCGACAAGAACACCGACGGCTGGATTAATCACACTAGCCAATTAATAAGCGATGGTGGTACACCCCTTCCCGAGATGTTCGGGTATCAAAGGATCTTCCGTGCCTCACCTCTTCCCGATGTTAAAGGCTGGGTGTCGTTTTCGTTGTCGATCGAACCCAAGGGCCAAAGCTGGGAAgtctcactcactcgctgAGTGAGTGGGGGTGAGGACGGCTGGACCAACGACGAAGCATTCGCAACTCACCCCAAGGCTActtttcactcactcactcacacacgcCCCCAACACCCACACACTCACCTACACTCACACATACTCCCACTGGCTTGAGTGGAGGTAAGCCGAGGACCGAGGATGAAGTCATGATGGCTGAAATAATTTCAGCCAACTTTCTACGCTCATCTTGGCCTTGGGCCAAAATCATGAACTCGCCACGAAGACCCGAACTTTCCATCGGAGGCCAGCCCGGTCCCTTGGACGATCCCCTCNNNNNNNNNNNNNNNNNNNNNNNNNNNNNNNNNNNNNNNNNNNNNNNNNNNAACTGTTTATTGACGGTTAGACGATCTTAGGGCCGGCTTTGGATCCCATTGAACGCCTTACTTACCAATAAATATGTGCATAGATGAGTCAAAATACATTTACATTACTTCCACACTGTGTTTGCTTAATGTGTTGAGTCAAATACGTCCATGGAATGAATTTGCCTCGCTTAGGAAAAACCTGTAAGGAACAAGGGGAAATACATAAAGTTTAAATTCCTGGTACATTATTGTGAATTCCACGGAACTACTCCCACCTGAAAATAGTCGCGGGCAAGTACTGCAAGCGTTTTCTCCCATGTCTATCAACAATTCAAATCATACTCACTTGGTCATAGGTAAGGTGCTCAAAAGGCCCAGGTACAGAGTAAAATGGAAACTCCCAActattttgggccaaattttgatcaatagCATCGGTCAGTGACTCAGACAGGTACATGATAGTGAAGGCGCATGAGAGCATGAGAGACTCATATTATGGGCACACAAGCCGACCCAAAAATGATACTCCAGTCAAGGGAAACGTTTTAATGCATGGGAATAACTAAATAATAATTCAGATTACCAGGGGAAATAGATGAATTCTTCAGTCAAGTGTTCTTTAATAAGATGTTATGCCGACAGTGATCATCATCAATGCTATATTGTATTGAATTTCATCAAGAATTAATTTGAAGATTACtcaaaataagtcaaaatgtggtcaagccATTGACAATTGACTTGACCAAATTGTCGAAGGCCCATAAATAGATTCGTGTAAATCTCGGTAATTGACATCGATGTTACTCACTGAACCTCTGCTGTTCTTCATCTGTCGATGTCGTAAACAACAGCGATCAAACAAGGACGGGAATATGTGAATATTAGTTTAGGCACACTTCTTGGCAAACACGTAAAAGATTAACAACGACCAAGTTATTTTGAGCATAGATTCGTAATGACACACTTTTACACAGATATGTAAACTAATCTGAACAGTGTTGAATTTGTAAATTCCCAATAATGTCCAACAACTTTGTCCAAAGTCCGAAATTTTCGATTCGTAATTTCTATCATAAAGGAAACATATGTCTATCTTTATATacttttttgaaccattttcgAGAGTGTGAACTGAGGCGCCAAAACTGAAAACATGAATCATACAACCAGCAATTAGCTCATGAATAATTTTCGATGGCTGTTTTCTTCCTAAAAACTTAATATAATGTGAAAAGCCACATTATGATTAAAAGCCATTTGGCACTTTAATTTTGCTCAAGAACTGTAACTCTAACATAACACAATTTTCATAATCTGAGGTGTACATGCTTAATTCAACcccattttcattcaaaaactcgCTGCTCGAAGGACCTTCGTGGAACAACTAAATGGATGAGACGAGAGGACCCAATTTTCACGAGGACTTACCTATATTGACCAAATAAGCTTGCTGTTTTCTACCAACAGGTGAAAGcgtttgtttttcaaaaagacaaattttgaCGCTTGCATTAACACGACTGATACTAGGGGTAGAACTTTGAGTGAATGTTTCGGAAACAAAGCAATATCAACCATAGGATCGTGCCAAACGGTATTTGTAAAGCCCCTTTAATTGTCAAACTCtggctcattcaaaatttcctaAGAAGATCCTACTCAAACAACTCAATGTCGTTCCTTTGCCAACCCTTTTTCACTTGACTGAAATTTGACAAAGGATCTCCCTCTCTAGCTCTTACATTAGAAATATGATCCAGATTAATAATAAGATTATCATAGCAAATGGGTTTGATGGCATGCCATTTCTACATTTTGAGTTTAAGAGGGGAAAATTTGACCAATCTCCTTCAAGTTGCGAAGAACGGTCGGCGAATGTGGGACCCAACAGAACGCATCTTCTTAGAGAGCTCGAGTAATAATCTTACAAATGTGAATTTTAAGACTTTTTAACCTCTATCATAAACGCCAGGCCAAGAAGTTTCACAAGTCATGGCACTAGACTAGATTTACCTGGACTTCTAACTGGCTTCTCACCAAAATCGACCCACTCTAGATCGTAGCAAATTTGAGTCCTTTTTCAGAATATATGAATGGGATGAGAAACTTGAGTCCTTGCAATTAAAGGCAATGCTGATCCCGACTGAGtcgaaaatttgaatcttggCTAGAAAATATTACATTACACATTATTACATTATTACAATATTAcatccggtagcatctttcaagtcagacttggacaatttttcagatagcataccagatcaaccctacattcaaggactagctcggtctgccaactcaaattcgttggtaggccaaatatcatataaagattgaaaggtaataaatagatgaattataacctttcattgtaatagtactggggattacattccctgtagcggttcgataagcccgtgaaaaaacaaattaaaaaaaaatatcttgactGCCTTTCTCAGTTTCCAAAGCCAGATTTGGGCcccaaatttggtcaaattctCATAATGATACTATCTactcattttggaaaaagtgaacAGTTCAGGAGCTACCAAATGTTCATGTCCGTTGTGAGTCTATTTCTATACTTACTTACTATTTATTCttatttgttgaaaatatttgatagaaaaaagaaaatccatCTTCTCAAATGTTTGAATAgcattggtcattttttgcaagaatatcatttggcatttaccaaaaatgacaattgtCACTTGCAGCGGGTAACAAAGTTCATGCAAATAGCTGGGCACTGGTTAAAAAGCCTCATGAAGTTTCTAGAGAAATACCAAcacattttgttatttttctaaCTCAAAGACTCATAAgaaatgactttgattttattgctctaTGGAATTTTAGCCCACCTGAAAAACTTACATGTctaaaaacattcaaaatactGTAATTTAAAAAACCTATTTATTGGAAATTTAAAGAATGATTAGTTAG
This Tigriopus californicus strain San Diego chromosome 7, Tcal_SD_v2.1, whole genome shotgun sequence DNA region includes the following protein-coding sequences:
- the LOC131884386 gene encoding alpha-actinin, sarcomeric-like isoform X1; translation: MSLANPNQFGAPIQDYMEQEEEWEREGLLDPAWEKQQRKTFTAWVNSHLRKAGTQIENIEEDFRNGLKLMLLLEVISGETLPKPDRGKMRFHKIANVNKALDFIASKGVKLVSIGAEEIVDGNVKMTLGMIWTIILRFAIQDISVEEMTAKEGLLLWCQRKTAPYKNVNVQNFHLSWRDGLAFCALIHRHRPDLLDYSKLSKDNPLENLNLAFDIAEKYLDIPKMLDADDLLNNDKPDERAIMTYVSCYYHAFQGAMQAEMAANRICKVLKVNQDNERLMEEYERLASDLLEWIRRTLPWLESRQSGNSLVAVQKKLEEYREYRRKHKPPRVEQKAKLETNFNTLQTKLRLSNRPAYIPTEGKLITDIQRAWNGLLGSEKGFEEWLLAELMRLERLEHLAKKFKHKADIHEAWTSGKEEMLSSQDYKHCKIFELKAMKKKHEAFESDLAAHQDRVEQIAAIAQELNALDYWDSGAVNQRCQKICDQWDRLGSLTQQRRHGMDEAEKVLERVDSLHLEFAKRAAPFNNWLDGTREDLVDMFIVHTLDEIQGLIDAHSQFKATLGEADKEFQSIMTLIKEVDSVARQFNVPGATINPYTNLTGNDINSKWNEVKTLVPQRDQTLQDELRKQQNNEALRRQFADKANQVGPWIEKQMDAVSALGMGMQGSLEEQLSRLREYEDAVYQFKPHLEELERINQQIQESFVFENRYTQYTMETLRVGWEQLVTSVNRTINEVENQILTRDSKGITQEQLNEFRASFNHFDKARAGRLAPEEFKSCLISLGYSVGQDKQGEIDFQRILSIVDPNASGYVQFDCFLDFMTRESTDVDTAEQVIDSFRILAADKPYILSEELRRELPPDQAEYCIQRMQPYHGPDAVQGALDYMSFSTALYGESDL
- the LOC131884386 gene encoding alpha-actinin, sarcomeric-like isoform X2 — its product is MSLANPNQFGAPIQDYMEQEEEWEREGLLDPAWEKQQRKTFTAWVNSHLRKAGTQIENIEEDFRNGLKLMLLLEVISGETLPKPDRGKMRFHKIANVNKALDFIASKGVKLVSIGAEEIVDGNVKMTLGMIWTIILRFAIQDISVEEMTAKEGLLLWCQRKTAPYKNVNVQNFHLSWRDGLAFCALIHRHRPDLLDYSKLSKDNPLENLNLAFDIAEKYLDIPKMLDADDLSSSAMPDDRAVMTCISSYYHTFSGAQKAEMAANRICKVLKVNQDNERLMEEYERLASDLLEWIRRTLPWLESRQSGNSLVAVQKKLEEYREYRRKHKPPRVEQKAKLETNFNTLQTKLRLSNRPAYIPTEGKLITDIQRAWNGLLGSEKGFEEWLLAELMRLERLEHLAKKFKHKADIHEAWTSGKEEMLSSQDYKHCKIFELKAMKKKHEAFESDLAAHQDRVEQIAAIAQELNALDYWDSGAVNQRCQKICDQWDRLGSLTQQRRHGMDEAEKVLERVDSLHLEFAKRAAPFNNWLDGTREDLVDMFIVHTLDEIQGLIDAHSQFKATLGEADKEFQSIMTLIKEVDSVARQFNVPGATINPYTNLTGNDINSKWNEVKTLVPQRDQTLQDELRKQQNNEALRRQFADKANQVGPWIEKQMDAVSALGMGMQGSLEEQLSRLREYEDAVYQFKPHLEELERINQQIQESFVFENRYTQYTMETLRVGWEQLVTSVNRTINEVENQILTRDSKGITQEQLNEFRASFNHFDKARAGRLAPEEFKSCLISLGYSVGQDKQGEIDFQRILSIVDPNASGYVQFDCFLDFMTRESTDVDTAEQVIDSFRILAADKPYILSEELRRELPPDQAEYCIQRMQPYHGPDAVQGALDYMSFSTALYGESDL